From a region of the Coprococcus comes ATCC 27758 genome:
- a CDS encoding DNA polymerase III subunit alpha, giving the protein MNFAHLHVHTEYSLLDGSNKIKEYVARVKELGMTAAAITDHGVMYGVIDFYRAARAAGINPVLGCEVYVAPGSRFDKTAVGRDEDRYYHLVLLAENNTGYANLMKIVSRAFTEGYYYKPRVDYELLETYHEGIIALSACLAGEVQRNLARGMYEEGKKAALHYEQIFGKGNFFLELQDHGIPEQRTVNQQLMRLSQEIGIDLVATNDVHYTYAEDEKPHDILLCLQTGKKLADEDRMRYEGGQYYVKSKEEMAALFPYAPEALENTQKIADRCHVEIEFGVTKLPKFDVPEGFTSWEYLNKLCFDGLKRRYGEDPDPALVERLNYELGVIKSMGYVDYFLIVWDFIHFAKSNGIMVGPGRGSAAGSIVAYTLAITNIDPIRYQLLFERFLNPERVSMPDIDVDFCFERRQEVIDYVVRKYGKDRVVQIVTFGTLQARGVLRDVGRVMDLPYAFVDSIAKMIPKELNITLDKSLKMNHELKKLYDEDPQVKELIDMSKRLEGLPRHTSMHAAGVVISQKDVDEYVPLALGADNNVVTQFTMTTLEELGLLKMDFLGLRTLTVIQDAIRLVEKSTGVKLVTEKLNYNDKAVLDYIGTGKTDGIFQIESAGMKSFMKELRPQSLEDIIAGISLYRPGPMDFIPQYIKGKNHPELITYECPQLKPILAPTYGCIVYQEQVMQIVRDLAGYSLGRSDLVRRAMSKKKGDVMQRERQNFVYGNEEEGIPGCVKNGIDEKVANKIYDEMIDFAKYAFNKSHAAAYAVVSYQTAYLKYYYPVEYMAALMTSVIDNPGKVAEYIYTCRQMGISILPPDINRGVGDFSVDNGNIRYGLAAIKGVGRPVIEQIIRDREEHGTFRDLKDFLERLSGKEVNKRAVENFIKSGAFDSLKGTRKQFMIIYVQIMDQVAQNKKNSLAGQMSLFDIVDDEQKKEFEVTLPDVGEYQKETMLAFEKEVLGVYISGHPLEEYEEKWRKSISATTLDFQLDEETGRTKVRDGSREIIGGMITSKMIKYTKKNQTMAFITVEDLLGTVEVVIFPQSYEKSQQYLQEDSKVFVRGRVSEEDDNASKLICEEVIPFDMTKKELWIQYADKQSYLQDEQNLFRMLAESEGEDQVVIFCKAERAVKRLPKNANIQVEPGILSRLTNYFGEDCVKVIEKPIEMKG; this is encoded by the coding sequence ATGAATTTTGCGCATTTGCACGTCCACACGGAATACAGCCTTCTGGACGGTTCGAATAAAATTAAAGAATATGTTGCCAGAGTCAAAGAACTGGGGATGACAGCGGCTGCGATCACAGACCACGGTGTCATGTATGGCGTCATTGACTTCTACAGAGCCGCAAGAGCGGCAGGAATCAATCCTGTACTGGGATGTGAAGTCTATGTGGCACCGGGATCCAGATTCGATAAAACAGCCGTAGGACGCGATGAGGACCGATATTATCACCTGGTACTTCTTGCCGAGAATAATACAGGATACGCCAATCTGATGAAGATCGTGTCACGTGCATTTACGGAAGGTTACTATTATAAGCCAAGAGTAGATTATGAGCTTCTGGAGACCTATCACGAAGGAATCATTGCCCTCAGTGCATGTCTTGCCGGAGAGGTACAGAGAAACCTGGCGAGAGGGATGTATGAAGAAGGAAAAAAAGCTGCGCTTCATTATGAACAGATTTTTGGGAAAGGCAACTTTTTCCTGGAACTGCAGGATCATGGGATCCCGGAACAGCGCACCGTTAACCAGCAGTTGATGCGTCTGTCGCAGGAGATTGGAATCGACCTTGTGGCGACAAATGACGTGCATTATACTTACGCAGAAGATGAAAAGCCACATGATATCCTGCTTTGCCTTCAGACAGGGAAAAAGCTCGCAGACGAGGATCGGATGCGCTATGAAGGCGGACAGTACTACGTGAAGTCCAAAGAAGAGATGGCAGCACTTTTCCCATATGCACCGGAGGCGCTGGAAAATACACAGAAGATTGCAGACAGATGCCATGTAGAGATTGAATTTGGTGTGACAAAGCTTCCGAAATTCGATGTGCCGGAAGGATTTACCTCATGGGAATATTTGAATAAGCTCTGTTTTGACGGACTAAAAAGACGATATGGAGAAGACCCGGATCCAGCCCTTGTGGAGCGCCTGAATTATGAATTGGGCGTTATCAAAAGCATGGGTTACGTGGATTACTTCCTTATTGTATGGGATTTCATTCATTTTGCAAAAAGCAACGGAATCATGGTTGGACCTGGGCGTGGATCTGCGGCAGGAAGCATTGTGGCGTACACACTTGCGATCACCAATATCGATCCGATCCGGTATCAGCTGCTGTTCGAGCGTTTTCTGAATCCGGAACGTGTGTCCATGCCCGATATCGACGTGGACTTCTGCTTTGAAAGAAGGCAGGAAGTCATTGATTATGTTGTGCGTAAATACGGCAAAGACCGGGTAGTGCAGATCGTAACCTTTGGTACACTGCAGGCGCGCGGGGTGCTGCGGGATGTGGGAAGAGTTATGGATCTTCCGTATGCTTTTGTGGATTCAATTGCAAAGATGATTCCGAAAGAACTGAATATTACACTGGATAAATCCCTGAAGATGAACCATGAGCTGAAGAAGCTCTATGATGAAGACCCACAGGTAAAAGAGCTGATCGATATGTCAAAGAGACTGGAAGGTCTGCCACGGCATACATCCATGCATGCCGCGGGAGTCGTGATCAGCCAGAAGGATGTGGATGAATATGTTCCGCTGGCACTTGGAGCGGACAACAATGTAGTCACACAGTTTACCATGACCACGCTGGAAGAACTGGGACTTCTGAAAATGGATTTCCTTGGACTTCGTACCCTGACCGTCATCCAGGATGCGATCAGACTGGTTGAAAAAAGTACCGGTGTGAAGCTGGTAACAGAAAAATTAAATTATAATGATAAAGCAGTGCTTGACTATATCGGAACCGGCAAGACGGACGGCATTTTCCAGATAGAAAGTGCAGGGATGAAGAGCTTCATGAAGGAACTTCGTCCACAGAGTCTGGAAGATATTATCGCCGGAATTTCTCTTTACCGGCCAGGTCCGATGGATTTCATTCCACAGTATATCAAAGGAAAGAACCATCCGGAGCTGATTACTTACGAATGCCCGCAGTTAAAGCCGATCCTGGCACCGACCTATGGCTGCATTGTATACCAGGAACAGGTTATGCAGATTGTGCGTGACCTTGCCGGATATTCACTTGGGCGAAGCGACCTTGTACGCCGTGCCATGAGTAAGAAAAAGGGCGACGTGATGCAGAGAGAGCGTCAGAATTTTGTATATGGTAATGAAGAAGAAGGCATTCCGGGTTGTGTCAAAAATGGAATCGATGAAAAGGTTGCGAATAAGATCTATGATGAAATGATCGATTTTGCAAAGTATGCGTTCAACAAATCACATGCGGCAGCGTATGCGGTTGTCTCATACCAGACAGCGTATCTGAAATATTATTATCCGGTAGAATATATGGCAGCGCTTATGACTTCTGTCATCGACAATCCGGGAAAGGTTGCCGAATACATTTACACTTGCCGACAGATGGGAATTTCTATCCTGCCGCCGGATATCAATCGTGGGGTTGGTGATTTTTCTGTAGATAACGGTAATATCCGTTACGGACTTGCGGCGATCAAGGGGGTTGGAAGACCGGTGATCGAGCAGATCATCCGGGACAGAGAAGAGCATGGCACGTTTCGTGATCTGAAGGATTTTCTGGAACGGCTTTCCGGTAAGGAAGTCAATAAACGTGCGGTAGAAAACTTTATCAAATCCGGCGCATTTGACAGTCTGAAAGGGACCAGAAAGCAGTTTATGATCATTTATGTACAGATCATGGATCAGGTAGCACAGAACAAGAAAAATTCGCTTGCCGGACAGATGTCGCTCTTTGATATTGTAGATGACGAACAGAAAAAAGAATTTGAGGTCACGCTTCCGGATGTGGGAGAATACCAGAAGGAAACGATGCTTGCATTTGAAAAAGAAGTACTCGGCGTGTATATCAGCGGACATCCATTGGAAGAATATGAAGAGAAATGGCGCAAGAGTATTTCCGCAACGACATTGGATTTTCAGCTTGATGAAGAGACCGGACGGACAAAAGTACGTGACGGGTCAAGGGAGATCATCGGTGGTATGATCACATCGAAGATGATCAAATATACAAAGAAGAATCAAACGATGGCATTTATTACCGTAGAGGATCTTCTTGGAACGGTAGAGGTTGTCATTTTCCCGCAGAGCTATGAGAAAAGCCAGCAGTATCTGCAGGAGGACAGCAAAGTATTTGTGCGGGGACGTGTATCGGAAGAAGATGATAATGCAAGTAAGCTGATCTGTGAAGAGGTGATTCCGTTTGATATGACGAAAAAAGAACTGTGGATCCAGTATGCCGACAAACAGAGTTACCTTCAAGATGAGCAGAATCTGTTCCGGATGCTCGCGGAAAGTGAGGGTGAGGACCAGGTTGTAATCTTCTGCAAAGCGGAGAGAGCGGTAAAAAGACTGCCTAAAAACGCAAATATCCAGGTAGAACCTGGAATTTTGAGCAGATTGACGAATTAT
- a CDS encoding alanine/glycine:cation symporter family protein, producing the protein MSNLMGMLTTIQSYVWGPPTLLLLIGTGLYFTIKLRGLQITKFPRAVRAIFEKESGTGSGEGDVSAFATLCTTMAADIGTGSIVGVATALRIGGPGSLFWMWISAILGMVTKYSESLLAVKYRVTDENNQMAGGPMFYIQNGMGERFIWLAKAFSVFGICTALFGCGTFPQVNAITESVNVTFHIPIIVAGVIITVLTAVVTIGGIKSISKVAEIVVPIMALTFLGGSVVALVINRAAVPDAFKTIFTCAFAKESVIGGTAGTGVITFMTVMRTGIARGVYTNEAGLGSSPIVAAAAKTNSGVRQGLLSMTSVFVTTILTCSMTGLVIISSGLMDSSDMNGSTLVTAAYNMCLPHNIGMHLIAVGIMFFAFTTILGWNYYGERCLVYLTGTTKWIKPYKIIYIAAIALAPFLSLEPIWLLADITNALMIIPNLIAIIALRKVIIGETKLYFSKQNEEKMSAAVKAVE; encoded by the coding sequence ATGAGTAATTTAATGGGGATGCTGACGACTATCCAAAGTTATGTATGGGGACCTCCGACATTGTTGCTGTTGATCGGTACAGGGCTTTACTTTACGATTAAATTGAGAGGACTGCAGATCACAAAATTTCCACGTGCAGTAAGGGCCATTTTTGAAAAAGAAAGTGGGACCGGAAGCGGAGAAGGAGATGTATCGGCATTTGCGACTCTATGTACAACGATGGCAGCAGACATAGGAACGGGAAGTATTGTTGGAGTTGCAACGGCGCTTCGAATTGGTGGACCGGGATCGTTATTCTGGATGTGGATTTCAGCCATACTTGGTATGGTGACGAAATATTCAGAAAGTCTTTTAGCGGTAAAATACCGAGTGACGGACGAGAATAACCAGATGGCCGGCGGACCGATGTTTTATATCCAAAATGGTATGGGAGAGAGATTTATCTGGCTTGCAAAAGCCTTTTCTGTGTTTGGCATATGTACAGCATTATTTGGCTGCGGAACGTTTCCGCAGGTAAATGCGATCACAGAATCTGTCAATGTGACATTCCATATACCGATCATTGTAGCAGGAGTCATCATAACAGTGCTTACTGCGGTTGTAACGATCGGAGGAATTAAAAGTATTTCAAAGGTTGCTGAAATTGTGGTGCCGATTATGGCGCTTACTTTTCTTGGAGGCTCGGTAGTGGCGCTGGTGATCAACCGGGCGGCAGTACCGGATGCTTTTAAGACCATTTTTACCTGTGCATTTGCAAAAGAATCGGTAATCGGAGGAACTGCAGGAACAGGTGTCATTACGTTTATGACGGTTATGAGAACCGGGATTGCCAGAGGTGTCTATACAAATGAGGCAGGACTTGGAAGTTCACCGATCGTGGCAGCAGCGGCGAAGACGAATTCCGGTGTAAGACAGGGCCTTCTTTCCATGACAAGTGTGTTTGTTACTACGATTCTGACCTGTTCCATGACAGGACTAGTTATCATCAGCAGCGGGCTGATGGACAGTTCGGATATGAACGGAAGCACACTTGTTACAGCTGCTTATAACATGTGTCTGCCACACAATATAGGCATGCATCTGATCGCAGTAGGAATTATGTTCTTTGCATTTACCACTATTCTGGGATGGAATTATTACGGAGAACGCTGCCTGGTTTATCTGACTGGCACAACAAAATGGATCAAACCATATAAGATCATCTACATTGCAGCGATTGCACTGGCACCGTTTTTATCGCTGGAACCAATCTGGCTCCTGGCAGATATCACGAATGCGCTGATGATCATTCCAAACCTGATCGCAATCATTGCACTTAGAAAAGTGATCATTGGGGAAACAAAACTGTATTTTTCAAAACAAAATGAAGAAAAAATGTCTGCTGCGGTAAAGGCAGTGGAGTAA
- the pcp gene encoding pyroglutamyl-peptidase I yields MKVLLTGFDPFGGESVNPAFEAIKLLPSTIAGAEIVYVEIPTEFKKSAPAVEAAIKEHNPDIVINVGQAGGRSCVTVEKVGINLADARIPDNAGDQPLDEPLQADGPTGYFATIPVNAMVQNVRAHGLPCHVSFTAGTYVCNCVMYNVLHMCATKYTNIRAGFIHVPYACDQVVDKANGMASMPLETIAKSLEYCVEAVVNNTEDVKEVMGTTH; encoded by the coding sequence ATGAAGGTTTTATTAACAGGATTTGATCCATTTGGAGGAGAAAGCGTAAACCCGGCATTCGAGGCAATCAAGCTTCTTCCGTCAACAATTGCGGGGGCAGAGATCGTATATGTAGAGATCCCTACAGAATTCAAGAAAAGTGCACCGGCAGTTGAAGCGGCAATCAAAGAACATAACCCGGATATAGTGATCAATGTAGGTCAGGCAGGCGGACGTTCCTGCGTCACTGTAGAAAAAGTAGGAATCAACCTTGCAGATGCCCGGATTCCGGACAATGCAGGTGACCAGCCACTTGATGAGCCACTTCAGGCAGACGGTCCAACCGGATACTTTGCAACAATTCCGGTAAATGCAATGGTTCAGAATGTACGTGCTCACGGACTTCCATGCCATGTATCTTTCACGGCAGGAACCTACGTATGCAACTGTGTAATGTACAATGTACTGCATATGTGTGCAACCAAATACACTAACATCCGTGCCGGATTTATCCATGTACCATATGCTTGCGATCAGGTTGTAGATAAGGCGAACGGAATGGCAAGTATGCCGCTTGAGACAATCGCAAAGTCTCTGGAGTATTGTGTTGAAGCTGTAGTGAATAATACAGAAGATGTAAAAGAGGTTATGGGAACTACTCACTAG
- a CDS encoding thermophilic metalloprotease, with amino-acid sequence MTPNMERGARIIIHEWVKVRAWDKVLIVTSKEYLAEAKAMEKEASGKARSVNTLLVENKGRHVGIFFDDNEAVFDPYTAIIAATEYSLVTTKAAKRAIQRHKKFLSLPLATNDGRSFLEYDFLTMDTKKSRLMAKAFIKYLKYSEKVRVTTPAGTDMMFYKVGRDPGFFNGVLKDGKGYSSSSIEVYVPIEETKTEGVMVLDGSLGYIGRAEEPTRILFKGGRITEIEETPTGIRLKKYMEDYQDPRIYIAGELGIGLNSCSQCLGNCYIEDESAYGTFHVGLGRNIALGGIQNAKGHFDLVCMEPDIYTDNRQIMQQGKVIIPEPVLY; translated from the coding sequence ATGACACCGAATATGGAACGGGGTGCCCGGATCATTATTCACGAATGGGTAAAAGTAAGGGCGTGGGACAAAGTACTGATCGTGACATCGAAGGAATATCTTGCAGAAGCAAAAGCGATGGAAAAAGAGGCTTCCGGAAAAGCACGGTCAGTGAATACACTGCTTGTCGAGAACAAGGGGCGCCATGTGGGAATCTTTTTTGATGATAATGAAGCAGTTTTTGATCCTTATACGGCAATTATCGCGGCGACAGAGTATTCGCTGGTGACAACGAAAGCTGCAAAGCGTGCGATACAAAGACACAAGAAATTTCTGTCCTTGCCACTGGCAACCAATGACGGAAGATCTTTTCTGGAATACGATTTTCTGACGATGGATACGAAGAAGAGCCGACTGATGGCAAAGGCATTTATCAAATATCTCAAGTATTCAGAAAAAGTCCGTGTGACAACTCCGGCAGGAACGGATATGATGTTCTACAAAGTGGGCAGAGATCCGGGATTTTTTAACGGAGTTCTAAAGGATGGAAAGGGATATTCTTCTTCCAGTATTGAGGTCTATGTCCCGATCGAGGAGACAAAGACAGAAGGTGTGATGGTGCTTGACGGTTCTCTGGGATATATTGGTCGCGCAGAGGAACCGACAAGGATTTTATTTAAAGGCGGACGGATTACGGAGATTGAAGAGACTCCGACCGGTATTCGGTTGAAAAAATACATGGAAGATTATCAGGATCCCCGGATCTATATTGCGGGGGAACTCGGAATCGGGCTTAATTCATGCTCACAATGCCTTGGAAACTGCTATATTGAAGATGAATCTGCTTATGGGACATTCCATGTAGGACTTGGGCGTAATATTGCTCTTGGAGGTATTCAGAACGCCAAAGGGCATTTTGATCTGGTATGTATGGAACCGGATATCTACACGGACAACCGACAGATTATGCAGCAGGGGAAGGTTATTATCCCGGAGCCTGTGTTATACTAA
- a CDS encoding DUF979 domain-containing protein — protein MSNLKFIQVGDSFNAIGLNVVWVIIGLITIYAGIKNLLDKENPSRVGTAVFWCSFGIVCGFGSWLPAKVSGALVLIMCLPPIFKKVKIGKTDNPTKEHTEQQFKKIGMKIFVPAFSVAVCSLFFALFSNMSSMVAITVGVIVAMILLMAFDAKQNKPAVFLNDSERFLGITGPLSMLPQLLGCLGGVFTAAGVGDVIAQLVEKIVPKGNVNIGIIVYAIGMVLFTMIMGNAFAAITVMTVGIGAPFVLAYGANPVVIGMLALTCGYCGTLLTPMAANFNILPVAILNMKDRWGAIKNQVLVAIFMLVFQICYMIVLK, from the coding sequence ATGAGTAATTTAAAATTTATACAGGTCGGCGATTCGTTTAATGCAATCGGACTGAATGTAGTATGGGTAATTATCGGATTGATCACGATTTACGCAGGAATCAAGAACCTGCTGGATAAAGAGAATCCGTCAAGAGTCGGAACCGCTGTTTTCTGGTGCTCTTTCGGTATCGTTTGTGGATTTGGTTCATGGCTCCCGGCAAAGGTTTCTGGTGCGCTTGTTCTGATCATGTGCCTGCCGCCAATCTTCAAGAAAGTAAAAATCGGAAAAACAGATAATCCGACAAAGGAACACACAGAACAGCAGTTTAAGAAGATCGGAATGAAGATATTTGTCCCGGCATTCTCCGTAGCGGTATGCTCCCTGTTCTTTGCATTATTCAGTAATATGAGTTCTATGGTCGCAATTACCGTTGGTGTGATTGTAGCTATGATCTTACTGATGGCATTCGATGCAAAACAGAATAAACCGGCAGTCTTTTTGAATGATTCTGAAAGATTCCTTGGAATCACAGGACCTCTCAGTATGCTGCCACAGCTGCTTGGATGTCTTGGAGGTGTATTTACCGCTGCAGGAGTTGGCGATGTAATCGCACAGCTTGTTGAAAAGATTGTTCCAAAGGGAAATGTAAATATCGGGATCATCGTTTATGCAATCGGTATGGTACTCTTTACCATGATCATGGGAAATGCATTCGCAGCTATCACCGTTATGACAGTTGGTATCGGTGCACCGTTCGTTCTTGCTTACGGTGCTAATCCGGTGGTGATCGGTATGCTCGCACTTACATGTGGATACTGTGGAACTCTGCTTACACCGATGGCAGCGAACTTCAACATCCTGCCGGTTGCGATCTTGAACATGAAGGACCGCTGGGGCGCTATCAAAAATCAGGTTCTGGTTGCAATTTTTATGCTTGTGTTCCAGATCTGTTATATGATAGTATTAAAGTAA
- a CDS encoding 5-oxoproline transporter, DUF969 family subunit has protein sequence MELIKLLGVLIVIVGFALKLDSILIIFLALIATGIVGGLGVGGLLETIGTNFVANRSMAIFIMILLVTGTLERNGLREAAANLIRKVKSATAGKLVAVYGMLNALFGAFNVSFGGVAGFIRPVLLPMIEGAISNKEGKANEDHVEEAKGLAVAMQNFTWFFFQVLFVGGAGGILVQTTLAGLGYEVELIDLAAAEIPVALVALVVSCAFVIVKDNKLMKKYYGKSTDTKK, from the coding sequence ATGGAACTCATCAAATTACTTGGCGTGTTAATCGTAATCGTTGGATTCGCGCTGAAACTGGATTCAATCCTCATTATTTTCCTGGCCCTTATCGCGACAGGGATTGTTGGAGGACTTGGAGTGGGCGGACTTCTGGAAACAATCGGTACAAACTTTGTAGCGAACAGAAGTATGGCAATCTTTATCATGATCCTGCTGGTTACAGGTACACTGGAAAGAAACGGTCTGCGTGAAGCAGCGGCAAACCTGATCCGTAAAGTAAAAAGTGCGACAGCAGGTAAGCTTGTTGCTGTATATGGTATGCTGAATGCTCTGTTTGGAGCATTCAATGTCAGCTTCGGTGGAGTTGCCGGATTTATCCGTCCGGTACTGCTTCCGATGATCGAAGGTGCGATCAGCAATAAAGAAGGAAAAGCAAATGAAGATCACGTAGAAGAAGCAAAAGGACTTGCTGTTGCTATGCAGAACTTCACATGGTTCTTCTTCCAGGTACTGTTCGTAGGTGGTGCCGGCGGAATCCTTGTACAGACAACACTTGCAGGTCTTGGATACGAAGTAGAACTGATCGACCTTGCAGCAGCTGAAATCCCGGTAGCATTAGTTGCACTTGTTGTTTCCTGCGCATTTGTTATTGTGAAAGATAACAAACTGATGAAGAAATACTATGGAAAATCAACAGATACTAAGAAATAG